Genomic window (Arachis hypogaea cultivar Tifrunner chromosome 13, arahy.Tifrunner.gnm2.J5K5, whole genome shotgun sequence):
GCCGTCAGCTCCGGCGGCGCCGGAGGAAAATTCGCCGAAGATGCAGCTCTCTCTTCCAACGGCCCTCCCCCTCCCGCCGTCCGATCAAAGCACGTTCCCTCCCTCTTGTTCCACGCTCTTGTTTGGCGCGTGTGCGCAATGTCGTGATTTCTTTGATTGTGTCTGTGATGCAGGGTTAGGCGGCACACGATTTCGGTCTTCGTTGGTGACGAGAGCGGAATGATTAACAGAATTGCGGGGGTTTTCGCGCGAAGAGGTTACAACATCGAGTCTCTCGCAGTTGGTCTCAACGAGGACAAGGCGCTCTTCACCATCGTCGTCTCCGGCACCGATAGGGTGCTCCGGCAAGTCGTGGAGCAGCTCCACAAGCTCGTCAATGTATTAAAGGTAATGTtcattttgtaattattattggTGATGTTGGATGAATTTAATTTAAGCGAAACTGAACATGAGTGGTTTCTGACTGCAACATGTGTCAATGGTGTTGATTAGGTTGAAGATCTTTCGAACGAGCCACAGGTGGAACGTGAATTAATGCTCATAAAAGTGAAATCCGATCCCAAATACTATAATGAGGTATAAGTTATATGTGTCTGCGTGCATAATTTGTTGCCAAAAAGATTCATGTTCTATAAAGTAAGATTCTAGGGGACTGCGCACATGTGGTGTTTGTTTATTTTCCTAGCAGAgctttttctttactatttttcttttccatccgCTTGGGAATTTTCAGATAAAGTGGTTTGTGGACATCTTCAGAGCTAAGGTCGTGGATACCTCGGAACATTCTGTGACGATTGAGGTTATTGCTGAACAACTTTAGATATGTTATTATTAATGTTTAATCACTGCTTTTTTAAATGTCTGATTTATTCTATGCATGTGAATAAACCTTATTATAGTTGAAGGCTGGTCTTGGCTGGGGTCTTTATGCATTTCATATACTTGTTACTCtagttttttttcaattattatccATCACATCTACCAAATGATCCTAAAGTCTCAGAAAGCTTAGTGTCTCGATAAACTATCATATCAAGTCACAGTTTCAAGTGAATTTTCTTACAAATGTTACAGGTCACTGGAGATCCAGGGAAGCTCGTTGCATTTGAAAGAAATCTAAGCAAGTTTGGAATTAAAGAAATAGCTAGAACCGGAAAGGTTGGGAAGTTCAATTTAGTACCTTAGAAATTTAGTTTTATCTTGGTTACTTTGACATACATTATATTGTTGGGttacataaaatttaataatttgtcATTGTGTCATGTTGTAACTGCAACTAGATTGCTTTGAGAAGGGAGAAGTTGGGTGCCTCTGCTCCATTTTGGCGGTTTTCAGCTGCTTCTTATCCGGATCTTGAAGTAAAACCAGTTGTTAATGCCCTTGAGGCAGCCAAAACTAGCAATCCTATTACCAACACTGATACACCTGTGGGGGTACTGTCTTCATGCTCTTTAGTTGTTCCATTTACCTTTCTAATTCCATTTTTGGACCAAAAATTTTAGATTTGTAACATATTGACTTGAAGCTATAGTGACTTAAATGTGTTCCACTGTGTTCAATATTTTTCATCCCTTCTCTACTTGGATTTCTTTAAACCCTAATAAACTCTACTTGGATTTATTTAAACCCTGATAAATTCTTATCTAGTCTCTGTCCTTTtcttttctctaaaatttttgCTTATGTGAAGGGTGATGTTTATCCTTCAGAGCCTTCAGATGGCTTTATAGTCAAGCAAGTACTTGATGCTCACTGGGGTGTTCTCAATGATGATGATGTAAGATAGTCAACTCCCTTTTTATGTATGTATAGTTAACTCGCTTTTTATGTATGTACTGTAGATGCAATAATGTTTAGTTCATCCTACCTTCTAATATCTTTGATGATATGATGCCTTCAGACCACTGGAATTCAATCGCACACTTTATCCATCCTTGTGAATGATTCTCCTGGAGTTCTCAACTTAGTCACAGGGGTTTTTGCTAGAAGGGGATACAACATTCAGGTTTGCTTCCTCAATTTGATTTCTACTTATCTTTAGCTGTAATATTAGATATACTTGTTAGTTTATTTGTTCTCTCATGCTCATATGTTTGTGGCCAGAGTTTAGCTGTGGGACATGCGGAAGTTGAAGGACTTTCTAGAATTACAACTGTGGTTCCAGGGACAGATGAGTCAATTGGCAAGTTGGTGCAGCAACTGTATAAGCTAGTAGAACTGCATGAGGTTCGAAATCTTTACCAAAACTTCTCACGTCCTAAACTGACTTCCCAGCTTTACAATATTTGCAGTGGTGTTTGTGGCACTGCATTTTAGAATTTGCTCACTATTTCGATCATATTTAATTGACTTTTCTCCAGGTTCATGATCTCACCCACTTGCCATTTGCTGAGCGAGAATTGATGCTGATAAAGATTGCTGTCAATACTGCTGCACGACGTGATGTCCTCGATATCGCCACCATTTTTAGGGCTAAAGCCGTTGATGTATCTGATCATACAGTAACCCTTgaggtgattttttttttgttagaatcTTTAACCAGGGGCATGATCTCATATTTGGCATCAACTTATATTGATAGCTGAGAATACTATGTATCCTTAAGAAAAAACAATAGAAAGAAAGATAGAAACTCAACTCAGTGCTACTTTACTAACAAAAGAATGTTGAATTAGCAACTACAATGTACTTAAACGAAAGCAATTTATTTTAGTTgaatttactattaataggaaAATTGAGACACAAGATATGTTTCTCCTGGACGACTTTGATGACACCATATAGACACAAACTTGTTGATATTTGCTTGCACGTTTATTAGTTCTAACCCCCAGTTGGGGTTATGTAATGGTTATCAACAACTTTGCATTCAAATTAATAAGTATTGGCTGATAGACAAAAAAATGTTATCCTAgtgaattttctttctcttttatttatttacctcAAATATTGTTTTTGCAACCTGTGAAATAAATCTAAATATACTTTTGTTCTAGGTTACTGGAGATCTGGACAAAATGGTGGCGTTGCAGAGAACGTTGGAACCGTATGGGATTTGTGAGGTTTGTGCTTTCTTCAGCATTGCATTTAGAATATGGTGCTTTTTTTCCAATCAACAAAACTTGTAATCATTGTGTGTTTGTTTAAGGTGGCACGAACTGGGCGCATAGCACTGGTGCGCGAGTCAGGGGTAGACTCCAAATACTTGCGTGGATATTCCTTTCCCTTGTAAATTGTAATTGTTTAAACTGCGTTGAACCTTGTGTTTTTCACCTTCTAAGTTCGGCGTGTTTGTTCTTGACTAGAAATTTTGACGGTAACTAGTAATTTCAAAGCTGCACTTCTCTTTGGTCAGGGAAATCTAGCCTAAATTGCATTCAAATAAAATGCAGCtaggaaaaatgtttttaaacaTTGACGGGTAATATAGAAAGAACAGGAACAATTACTTATAGAATTAAGCTATAAAGGTAGTCTGAATTGAATTATTGGataaataaaactaaagataACTGAGTTGTCTAACTTTAAAATTTGTCCAGTCTCGAGTTCCTTTTATTTGTCTTTTCCTTTTTTTGTCTaggttttcttctttttattttaggtGGTACCACTGTCTACACTATTATCAAGAAATTGGCTTATTTAATTTGAAGAATTGTAgttatatttttcaataaaaactgttttaaaaaaaagttaatctcTGGATTATTACCATTGAAATGCCtcgttggatttggattttctaaattttgaatttcactttataaggtaaagtgtgattttttaccATTTATTTAATAGatggaatcaaaagaaaatatgagagaaaTTATTTAAGGGTAAGAGATCACATTCACATTTTACCTtctaaagtaaaaaattaaaatttagagaatccaaattttACTTAACCAAGGATTCCTTAGTGTCAGACAACAAAATGTCATATGTacacaaaaattaactattaatcagTCAcagtatatttatgtatattatatatattttacttatttttaatatatattttatatttgaatatatattttatctataCCAACTCTTTTTATTAGAAACTAGCTTTATTCCACGACAGAACTTAAAAActgatttcaataaaaaaaactgcTACTacgtattcaatttttttttattttattcactttcaataaaaaaaactattaatacGTACTCAATTTAAATACCGATTCATTTTCAATAACAAAATAATAGACGTTATAGTAACATAATTAGTTGGTAttctataacaaaattaattaaattaatatacacTCTTATacttattatttaacttaaaaaaaagtaCATATTACAGAgcactttttaataaaaaaatacaaaaagttactaaaatttggtgtccaatttttttaGATTTCGTATATCCTTACATAatctattttataaaataaatttagtggacaaaataatattttttaatattccatctttatcatataatatataaataattaaaaaattaaaataaataatgtattcataaaactaataataacaaatagaataaagaaaaaaaatattaacatattgcttattttttgccatgtgtatttttaaatttgagtgattaaatatattttataaagtaataattataaaatgaaaataaatttactgctctaaattataaaaagaagTATTGAGTACTCTTTAACtaaaacttttattataaaaaattattaaaaaaatatatatttatgtttcAAATTAATGTAGATGCTtgggataaaatattaaaaataaaaaaatatgtatttgcattcttatattaaaaaaatgaagtcattttatatataaaaatactacgTTATAAGATAATTACAAAAAGTTGtcaaacataataattttattatcaaaatagtatttatatattgtgttaaattaatgtaacataatgatttttaatatactttaatttaatttttttagtttttattttaatttatattttaatattttaaaattttggtaataatatatattttttataattttaaaataaaaccagGAGAAATTTGACTTAAATACAAATATAATGATAGAAGaagaatataaaaatattgatatttcatctcatgtatttaaatacatggcataaataaaaattaattcttctTACTATAAAATTATTGtccatttaaaaatttaacaaatgccAAAATTTGATCATGGTAAAATGggtcataattttataaaaaatctaaatactatattaaatattacAAACAGTGATcggataaataatttttaaattctaaaattaaaaacatagataACGCTTTACATGTTTATATGAGTTACTGAatcaatttttattgaataactattttaaatatcaattaaaaaaaatactattatatcaaccaatgataataattaTGAGACACgtaacattatttattattaaaaaatatattaattaaataatattaaatatgtaataaattccTAATTGAAAATGTTAACatataaacacaaaaaataaagataaattagagtataacaaataaactatttttttaaaaatatttctgcaaTCTTAACGGATAAAATACTTATCATattgttaatttatcataataaatttaaaaaataaatttaaaaatgtcaCAAATTAATGGACGATAttcaaactttgaaaaaaatcaatagaaaaaaatataatagaagcatattatttttaaaatattatctgttttagaataaaattaaacaaatttaaaataattaaaatcacattTATACGCGACATAAAAGTTAACTTTAATCATGATAACTAATTTTACTCTTATGAATTCAAATTATGTTTATTATCTATATTGCTCTTTAAATATATAGGTCTGGAATCACATTATAATAAAGTTGTTCAAGTAAAAGATGTGGTGATGTCTAACTATTTAGTACCCTATATATTTAAAACATGTAATAACGTCGTTTTAAGTCATTTTGCCTATACATTAATAAATCTTAATATAGaagattaacaaaattaattaatttaatttacgcgatttaatttgatttctgataactaatttttaattcttttaagacaATCTACAACATATTAAGTATGTTTTTTTTATAAGTGTAGGTCGAGACATACACCACTGCTACTAATTCAATGCCTCAATCAATCTCTTATAATGAACCAATTACAAACAATGCTAAAAGCCATGCAAATATGAATAGTTAGTACTCACTTACTctacttatatttttaatattttatcttcatcGCATAATAttcgtttaaaatattttttgtattgaataaattaaGAGGTTTGATATTGTACACTATTATATAAAATGCCTAATGTCAAACAAAATTAtgaattctataataaaaaaaaacaaataattaacaaatactataaattttaaataggcaATATATTCATAagactaataataacaataactttgtaataaaattttggtaataacatatatcttttaaaattaaatagtaaaattagaaaagatctaCCTTAAACACAAAACAACAACTATTGAAAAATAGTACAAAAATatgtcttattttatcttattgtaTTTATTAATGTATTGTACAAATTATATAAatcctttttattatagaatCTTTATCCAATAAAAATTTAATGGATAGTAAAATTTGGTCATGGCAAAATGTGTtctaatttcataaaaaatatctaaata
Coding sequences:
- the LOC112792118 gene encoding acetolactate synthase small subunit 1, chloroplastic gives rise to the protein MAVAPAPIHAFKLHSSFPQPNKTFSLFPNLPPAPPSRSLIRHNKLSIRAVSSGGAGGKFAEDAALSSNGPPPPAVRSKVRRHTISVFVGDESGMINRIAGVFARRGYNIESLAVGLNEDKALFTIVVSGTDRVLRQVVEQLHKLVNVLKVEDLSNEPQVERELMLIKVKSDPKYYNEIKWFVDIFRAKVVDTSEHSVTIEVTGDPGKLVAFERNLSKFGIKEIARTGKIALRREKLGASAPFWRFSAASYPDLEVKPVVNALEAAKTSNPITNTDTPVGGDVYPSEPSDGFIVKQVLDAHWGVLNDDDTTGIQSHTLSILVNDSPGVLNLVTGVFARRGYNIQSLAVGHAEVEGLSRITTVVPGTDESIGKLVQQLYKLVELHEVHDLTHLPFAERELMLIKIAVNTAARRDVLDIATIFRAKAVDVSDHTVTLEVTGDLDKMVALQRTLEPYGICEVARTGRIALVRESGVDSKYLRGYSFPL